A single Blastopirellula retiformator DNA region contains:
- a CDS encoding PepSY domain-containing protein produces the protein MSTTESSSAAATSDNTQAILAKARASAQPSDKPTPKSKSFASRAWGEALKLIRRIHLYSGIFMLPWVLLYGFTGWFFNHPGYFTGDQVQSFQAAEVADGQLASLPKADVMAAQIVEELNVESFLVDGPEIKLTDSRPAEFSGFLTFNVAADGANHSVSIDPVSGAGEVRTNFITPEIEESADTPPTNPLQDVRSVTIRDNALTKAQDATPQVLTDLGLASGSAIAGRRSPSLVFSAEVDGVPTIVTCNLGNGGVTALREDSRPSIETKSFLQRLHLARSYSPHWNVRWFWAAMVDLMFLSMVFWGISGVLMWWQIKRTRLWGTGFLVASVVCATLLMVGMHDSLTTGGGRGGRGGGGSGRPAGGGGRAEAVQVEVDEVATAR, from the coding sequence ATGTCGACGACCGAATCGTCATCCGCGGCTGCGACCAGCGACAATACGCAAGCGATTCTCGCCAAGGCCCGCGCCAGCGCCCAGCCAAGCGACAAGCCGACCCCCAAGTCGAAAAGCTTCGCTTCCCGCGCCTGGGGCGAAGCGCTTAAGCTGATTCGTCGCATCCACCTTTACTCTGGCATCTTCATGCTGCCATGGGTCTTGCTGTACGGTTTCACCGGCTGGTTCTTCAACCATCCCGGCTACTTTACCGGCGATCAGGTCCAGTCATTCCAGGCGGCGGAGGTTGCCGACGGTCAATTGGCGTCGCTTCCCAAGGCGGACGTGATGGCGGCTCAAATCGTGGAAGAATTGAATGTCGAGTCGTTCCTGGTCGATGGTCCGGAGATCAAGCTGACCGACAGTCGCCCGGCCGAGTTCAGCGGCTTCCTGACGTTTAACGTTGCAGCCGACGGCGCTAACCATTCGGTTTCGATTGATCCAGTCTCGGGCGCCGGCGAAGTTCGCACGAACTTCATTACGCCGGAGATCGAGGAATCGGCCGATACGCCGCCAACCAATCCGCTGCAAGATGTTCGCTCGGTGACGATTCGGGACAACGCCCTGACGAAAGCCCAAGATGCGACGCCACAAGTGCTAACCGACTTGGGACTCGCTTCCGGCAGTGCGATTGCCGGACGACGGTCGCCGAGTTTGGTCTTTTCCGCAGAGGTCGACGGCGTTCCGACCATCGTGACCTGCAACCTCGGCAACGGGGGAGTGACGGCGCTGCGAGAAGACTCGCGACCGTCGATCGAAACGAAGAGCTTTCTCCAACGACTTCACTTGGCCCGCAGCTATTCTCCCCATTGGAACGTCCGCTGGTTCTGGGCGGCGATGGTCGACCTGATGTTTCTGTCGATGGTCTTCTGGGGAATCTCGGGCGTCTTGATGTGGTGGCAGATCAAACGTACGCGACTGTGGGGAACCGGCTTTCTAGTCGCCAGCGTCGTCTGCGCCACGCTGCTGATGGTCGGAATGCATGACAGCCTGACGACGGGTGGAGGGCGCGGAGGCCGTGGCGGCGGCGGAAGCGGTCGTCCCGCTGGCGGCGGAGGACGCGCCGAAGCGGTTCAAGTCGAAGTCGACGAGGTCGCAACCGCCCGCTAG
- a CDS encoding EF-hand domain-containing protein has product MHNSIYLTLAILLTCCSLVSAADASESGDELVTPVVEQGFATLDDDRDGAVSLLEMIKAVRPLGFGAQEAAAASPRGRGRGGNRGGGASGGEGESRGAGNRGGRGGFDPADRFKSFDQDGDGVLQGAEINARLTGSKYAEDGKVTLDEFQAAFEEMRSQMAAGGGHNHGNGHSHGGEGGRGGRGGSPTATTSEDAALLVSFDIDRDRKITLTEIRTALKNEAERLMELRMGADKDGDGKISIFEVAGSLEAEEGTQLDEEGLDRRSRMTFAREDADQDGFVSAAEIRAQVDAQLRNRATALGYCLLAAKVDADGDKQVSAVEAGKLQDKELIELLRITEDQPLDLASFYATTLRRLSRRR; this is encoded by the coding sequence ATGCACAACTCGATCTACCTGACGCTCGCGATCTTGCTGACTTGTTGCTCGCTCGTCTCCGCTGCGGACGCTTCGGAAAGCGGCGACGAACTAGTGACGCCGGTCGTCGAACAAGGCTTCGCCACCCTGGACGACGATCGTGATGGCGCCGTTTCGCTGCTGGAAATGATCAAGGCGGTTCGCCCACTCGGCTTTGGCGCCCAGGAAGCGGCCGCCGCCTCACCGCGCGGACGTGGACGGGGCGGCAACCGCGGCGGTGGCGCCAGTGGCGGTGAGGGGGAAAGCCGCGGAGCTGGAAATCGCGGCGGCCGCGGCGGATTTGATCCAGCAGATCGCTTCAAGTCGTTCGATCAGGATGGCGACGGCGTGTTGCAGGGCGCCGAGATCAACGCTCGACTAACCGGGTCAAAATATGCCGAGGATGGCAAAGTGACGCTCGACGAATTCCAGGCCGCCTTTGAAGAGATGCGCAGCCAGATGGCGGCGGGCGGTGGACACAACCACGGCAACGGTCACAGTCATGGTGGTGAAGGGGGAAGGGGAGGTCGCGGCGGCAGTCCGACAGCGACCACGTCCGAGGACGCCGCTTTGCTCGTGTCGTTCGACATCGATCGCGATCGGAAAATCACACTGACGGAAATTCGCACGGCACTAAAAAACGAGGCCGAGCGACTGATGGAGTTGCGAATGGGGGCAGACAAGGATGGCGACGGCAAGATCAGCATTTTTGAAGTCGCCGGTTCGCTCGAGGCGGAAGAGGGAACGCAACTTGACGAGGAAGGGCTCGATCGTCGTTCGCGAATGACGTTCGCCCGCGAAGACGCCGATCAGGATGGCTTCGTTTCCGCAGCCGAGATTCGTGCGCAAGTCGACGCTCAACTGCGCAATCGCGCCACGGCCCTCGGCTATTGCTTGCTGGCCGCCAAAGTTGATGCGGATGGCGACAAGCAAGTCTCGGCCGTAGAAGCGGGCAAGCTCCAAGACAAGGAACTGATCGAGTTGCTTCGGATTACGGAGGACCAGCCGCTTGATCTCGCTTCGTTCTACGCAACGACGCTGCGGCGGCTGTCGCGTCGCCGATAG
- a CDS encoding GNAT family N-acetyltransferase, whose protein sequence is MIRRYQPGDHPAIAEIFTRAIHEVACEVYTPAQCAAWSDKAPNLEHWRKRCERKRPYVYVRNGRVVGFLELDDDGHIDCMYVHPDAGRQGVASALIDVAIEKCIEAGLPRAFVEASLCARPVFEKKGFRVVKRQQVALGEERLINFQMELPVKADPG, encoded by the coding sequence ATGATTCGCAGGTATCAGCCGGGAGACCATCCCGCGATCGCCGAAATCTTCACTCGGGCGATTCACGAGGTCGCGTGTGAAGTCTACACGCCGGCGCAGTGCGCCGCCTGGAGCGACAAGGCGCCGAATCTTGAACATTGGCGCAAGCGGTGTGAGCGAAAACGTCCCTACGTCTACGTTCGCAACGGGCGCGTTGTGGGATTTCTCGAACTGGATGACGACGGGCACATCGACTGCATGTACGTCCATCCCGACGCAGGCCGTCAAGGCGTCGCCTCGGCGCTGATCGACGTGGCGATCGAGAAATGTATCGAAGCCGGCCTGCCGCGAGCCTTTGTCGAGGCGTCTCTCTGCGCGCGACCCGTCTTCGAGAAGAAAGGGTTTCGCGTCGTTAAGCGGCAGCAGGTTGCCCTGGGAGAAGAGCGGTTGATCAACTTTCAGATGGAGTTGCCGGTGAAGGCCGATCCTGGGTAG
- a CDS encoding tetratricopeptide repeat protein: MRFLLIRGCLLTSLLLVSSPAVAQEGKAVELALEARTAAASGESAKAVSLATQALQQEPQSDAVTFLYYLRGREQFRLGKIAESAADFDKYAQLFPREKPKLWERGITLYYAERYQEGADQFALYQKYLSNDVENAAWRFLCMAQADGVEKAKAELLPIEGDGRAPMMTLHRFYRGQATEAEILKEVEAGEATAAMRAGRRFYAALYLGLYYEAIGEEAKATPFLKQAADADLQKTAQGAINSYMGDVARIHWIQKQASQRKNAD; the protein is encoded by the coding sequence ATGCGTTTCCTCTTGATCCGTGGTTGCTTGTTGACGTCGCTGTTGCTGGTCTCTTCCCCGGCGGTCGCCCAGGAAGGGAAAGCGGTCGAGCTTGCGCTGGAGGCTCGCACTGCCGCAGCCAGCGGCGAGAGCGCCAAGGCGGTCTCGCTGGCGACGCAGGCCCTCCAGCAAGAGCCGCAGTCGGATGCCGTGACGTTTCTTTACTATCTGCGCGGTCGTGAACAGTTTCGGCTCGGCAAGATCGCCGAGTCAGCCGCCGATTTCGACAAATACGCCCAGCTCTTTCCCCGTGAGAAGCCGAAGCTGTGGGAGCGGGGCATCACGCTCTACTATGCGGAACGTTATCAAGAGGGCGCCGATCAATTCGCGCTCTATCAAAAGTATCTCAGCAACGATGTGGAGAACGCCGCTTGGCGGTTCTTGTGCATGGCGCAAGCCGACGGCGTCGAGAAAGCCAAAGCCGAGTTATTGCCGATCGAAGGGGATGGTCGGGCGCCGATGATGACGCTCCATCGCTTTTATCGCGGCCAGGCGACCGAAGCGGAGATCTTGAAAGAGGTCGAAGCGGGCGAAGCGACCGCAGCGATGCGAGCCGGACGCCGCTTCTACGCCGCTCTTTATTTGGGGCTCTATTACGAAGCGATCGGCGAGGAGGCCAAGGCGACGCCGTTTTTGAAACAGGCGGCCGACGCCGACTTGCAGAAGACCGCCCAAGGGGCGATCAACAGTTACATGGGTGACGTCGCCCGTATTCATTGGATTCAGAAGCAAGCCAGCCAGCGGAAGAACGCCGACTAG
- a CDS encoding carbon storage regulator has translation MNALVQRPLEGTQDMLILSRKIGETIHVGDNVTIVINRISGNRVTVGIDAPNQVRILRGEVMEETDEHACLAETMLLSGTR, from the coding sequence ATGAACGCATTAGTCCAGCGACCACTGGAAGGAACCCAAGACATGTTGATCCTCAGCCGTAAGATCGGAGAAACCATTCACGTAGGCGACAACGTCACCATCGTGATCAATCGAATCTCAGGCAATCGCGTGACCGTCGGTATCGATGCCCCGAATCAGGTCCGTATTTTGCGTGGCGAAGTCATGGAAGAAACGGACGAACATGCTTGTCTGGCCGAGACGATGCTGCTGTCAGGCACCCGTTGA
- a CDS encoding DegT/DnrJ/EryC1/StrS family aminotransferase: MSESESPLGPDWPLKDEDVRVALLAAYADGSWGKYHGPHVARLEEELSHYFEAPHALTCASGTIAVEIALRSLNLPEGSEVLLAAYDFAGNFRAIQAAGLRPALVDIEANRWRIDVAEIEAAITPETRGIVVSHLHGDLADMPAVMEIAQRRQLQVVEDACQSPGAIIDGRKAGSWGDVGTLSFGGSKLLTSGRGGAVITSRADLQQRARVYCERGNHAFPLSELQSAVLLPQLAKLDARNDQRRKAVSQFREAMRDSAGWISPPPSDGYSVYYKVGWTLADPATRAAVCTQLQASGVAIAAGFRGFAKRPAAWCRKVGDLSQARRAAEGTITLHHPVLLGNEAELAQAVGVVRQVAGG; the protein is encoded by the coding sequence TTGAGCGAATCGGAGTCGCCGCTAGGGCCTGACTGGCCGCTGAAAGATGAGGACGTACGCGTCGCCCTGTTGGCCGCGTACGCTGATGGCAGTTGGGGCAAGTACCACGGACCGCACGTTGCGCGTCTGGAAGAGGAGCTGTCGCACTACTTTGAGGCGCCGCATGCGTTGACCTGCGCGTCGGGCACGATCGCGGTCGAGATCGCACTGCGCTCGTTGAACTTGCCGGAAGGATCCGAGGTGCTGCTGGCGGCGTATGATTTCGCCGGTAACTTTCGGGCGATTCAAGCGGCCGGACTGCGGCCGGCGCTCGTTGATATCGAGGCGAATCGGTGGCGGATCGACGTGGCCGAGATCGAAGCGGCGATCACGCCCGAGACGCGCGGAATCGTCGTTTCCCACCTGCATGGCGATCTGGCTGACATGCCCGCGGTGATGGAGATCGCCCAGCGGCGTCAGTTGCAGGTTGTGGAAGATGCCTGTCAATCGCCGGGGGCGATCATCGACGGCCGGAAAGCGGGCAGTTGGGGGGATGTCGGCACGCTTAGTTTTGGCGGCAGCAAACTACTGACTTCCGGAAGAGGCGGCGCCGTCATCACCTCACGCGCCGATCTGCAGCAGCGGGCTCGCGTCTATTGTGAACGCGGGAACCATGCGTTTCCGCTGAGCGAACTGCAGTCGGCTGTGCTGCTGCCGCAGCTGGCCAAATTGGACGCCCGGAACGACCAGCGCAGGAAAGCGGTCTCGCAGTTTCGTGAAGCGATGCGCGACTCAGCCGGGTGGATCTCGCCGCCGCCCAGCGACGGCTACTCGGTTTACTACAAGGTTGGTTGGACGCTGGCCGATCCTGCAACACGAGCCGCGGTCTGCACTCAACTACAAGCGAGCGGTGTGGCGATCGCCGCCGGGTTTCGCGGGTTCGCCAAACGTCCGGCGGCGTGGTGTCGCAAGGTGGGTGATTTGTCGCAGGCGCGACGTGCGGCCGAGGGGACGATCACACTGCATCACCCGGTCTTGCTGGGCAACGAAGCGGAACTAGCGCAGGCTGTCGGCGTCGTGCGGCAGGTTGCCGGCGGTTAG
- a CDS encoding sulfatase family protein, which yields MHFYHCCRSLLLAALLCSWAAAADTPPNVVLILSDDQAWSDYGFMEHETIQTPCLDKLAKQSLTFTRGYVPDSLCRPSLATIISGLYPHQHGIVGNDPPKSAKGDPSSPYQTGTRNDFLQHIDKMPSLAKILKQEKGYVSHQSGKWWEGNFSRGGFDQGMTHGDIKRGGRHGDAGLTIGRKGMAPVFDFMKEAKGDGKPFFVWYAPFMPHTPHTPPERLLAKYRDKTDSLPMAKYWAMCEWFDETCGQLMDFLDEENLADNTIVIYVCDNGWINQKDASKYAPRSKRSQYEGGVRTPIMVRWPGHAKPQINSTELASSIDIVPTVLTAVGIEKQPEMEGIDLLDAKAVAARDAIYGEIFEHDVRAMDDPVKSLRFRWVIEGPWKLIVPYAPNEPNEKIELFNVVNDPTEETNLAAEQPELVKRLQAKLDAWWSVR from the coding sequence ATGCACTTCTATCATTGCTGTCGTTCGCTGCTGCTAGCCGCCCTGCTGTGCAGCTGGGCCGCCGCAGCCGATACCCCGCCCAACGTCGTCTTGATCCTGTCGGACGATCAGGCCTGGTCGGACTATGGTTTCATGGAGCACGAGACGATTCAGACCCCGTGCTTGGATAAGTTGGCCAAGCAGTCGCTGACGTTTACCCGCGGCTACGTGCCGGACAGCTTGTGCCGGCCGTCGCTAGCGACGATCATCTCGGGCCTTTATCCGCATCAGCACGGCATCGTCGGCAACGATCCGCCCAAGTCGGCCAAGGGAGATCCGTCTTCGCCCTATCAAACCGGCACGCGAAACGACTTCCTGCAGCACATCGACAAGATGCCGTCGCTGGCCAAGATATTGAAACAAGAGAAAGGCTACGTCTCGCATCAATCGGGCAAATGGTGGGAAGGAAACTTCTCGCGCGGCGGGTTCGACCAGGGGATGACCCATGGCGACATCAAACGAGGCGGGCGCCATGGCGACGCCGGTTTGACGATCGGCCGCAAGGGAATGGCGCCGGTGTTCGACTTTATGAAAGAAGCGAAGGGAGACGGCAAGCCTTTTTTCGTCTGGTATGCTCCCTTCATGCCGCATACCCCGCACACGCCGCCAGAGCGATTGTTAGCCAAGTATCGCGACAAGACCGACAGCTTGCCGATGGCCAAGTATTGGGCGATGTGCGAATGGTTTGATGAGACCTGCGGCCAGCTGATGGACTTCCTGGATGAAGAGAATCTGGCCGACAACACGATCGTCATCTACGTCTGCGACAACGGTTGGATCAACCAGAAGGACGCCAGCAAGTACGCTCCCCGATCGAAACGCTCGCAGTACGAAGGGGGCGTGCGGACGCCGATCATGGTCCGTTGGCCCGGCCACGCAAAGCCGCAAATCAACTCGACGGAACTGGCCAGTTCGATCGACATCGTGCCAACGGTCTTGACTGCGGTAGGAATCGAAAAGCAGCCCGAGATGGAAGGGATCGACTTACTTGACGCCAAAGCGGTCGCTGCCCGCGACGCGATCTACGGCGAGATATTTGAGCATGACGTCCGCGCGATGGACGACCCGGTCAAGAGCTTGCGTTTCCGCTGGGTAATCGAAGGCCCTTGGAAGCTGATCGTGCCGTATGCCCCAAATGAACCGAACGAGAAGATTGAGCTGTTCAACGTGGTGAACGATCCGACCGAAGAGACCAACCTGGCTGCCGAGCAGCCCGAGTTGGTCAAGCGATTGCAAGCGAAGCTGGATGCGTGGTGGTCGGTCCGTTGA
- a CDS encoding esterase/lipase family protein has product MPTPPHNRQFVRSLLVLGLFALLLTATGCAGDTFMSVRKSPRNPLAGQLQLLSRQGPQATERTKQLLRQYDLEKYAEGDHREALDQLAKELKQEPTAEKTYAFAELCYIAGTRAEALGKKATALELFASCAAHSYYYLFDPNFARQDHVYDPQFRGACDLYNGSLESALRIVRAQGKLTPGSVYRITTPQHEFHVALQLSGRWNPEDFDHFEFASDYEVKGLRNQHRQYGLGVPLIAICKGADTGKAEDRYLPPGLAYPLTAFLEVTPQKQTQGSAVHFCKIELYDPLMQNEVQIGGRTTPLEADISTPLAYYLDQPQFRDTDLATWGLLLPGHTEAVQGLYMLEPYDPQKIPVVMVHGLWSSPITWMEMFNDLRAQPEIRDNYQFWFYLYPTGEPFWISATQFRQDLQKAREDLDPQHQALALDQTVLIGHSMGGLISRWQTIDSQKDFWAMVTDQSPEQLQGSEQDKQQLMSMLFFEPSPSVRQVITLGTPHRGSDFANPTTKWLGRHLIALPETLTAAEKRLKNANPNFFRDAEMLAVATSIDSLAPDSPVLPKIIEAPKAPWVKYHTVIGVVDQDTWLGTFAGKSDGVVEYASAHLEEAASELVVTSDHANVHRHPRSILRVRNILRDHIEGLRQEYVAATQTGAPLHPAFPNSTVMQAGHSAPLPSTAPSGGYGGRSMSESFPLTPSK; this is encoded by the coding sequence ATGCCAACGCCGCCGCATAACCGACAATTCGTTCGCTCATTGCTCGTCCTGGGCCTGTTCGCCTTGTTGCTGACTGCCACAGGATGCGCCGGCGATACCTTCATGTCGGTGCGCAAGTCGCCCCGCAATCCGCTGGCCGGGCAACTGCAGCTGCTCTCGCGACAAGGCCCGCAGGCGACCGAGCGCACCAAGCAACTGTTGCGTCAGTACGATCTCGAAAAATACGCCGAAGGAGATCATCGCGAGGCGCTTGATCAGCTCGCCAAAGAGCTCAAGCAAGAGCCGACCGCCGAAAAGACCTACGCCTTTGCGGAACTCTGCTATATCGCCGGCACGCGAGCCGAAGCGCTCGGCAAAAAGGCGACGGCGCTCGAACTGTTCGCCTCCTGTGCAGCCCACTCCTACTACTACCTGTTCGATCCCAACTTTGCCCGGCAAGATCACGTCTACGATCCGCAGTTCCGCGGCGCTTGCGACTTGTACAACGGCTCGCTCGAGTCGGCCCTGCGAATCGTCCGCGCCCAAGGCAAGTTGACGCCGGGCTCGGTCTATCGCATCACCACGCCGCAGCACGAGTTCCACGTAGCGCTGCAGCTTTCGGGACGCTGGAACCCAGAAGACTTCGACCATTTCGAGTTCGCCTCCGACTACGAAGTGAAAGGGCTCCGCAACCAGCATCGCCAATACGGCCTGGGCGTGCCGCTGATCGCCATCTGCAAAGGCGCCGACACCGGCAAGGCCGAAGACCGCTACCTGCCGCCGGGTCTCGCCTATCCGCTGACCGCCTTCCTCGAAGTCACGCCGCAAAAGCAAACGCAAGGCTCGGCCGTTCACTTCTGCAAGATCGAGCTTTACGATCCGCTGATGCAAAACGAGGTGCAGATCGGCGGCAGGACGACGCCGCTTGAAGCCGACATCAGCACGCCGCTCGCCTACTACCTCGACCAACCGCAGTTCCGCGACACCGATCTGGCGACCTGGGGCTTGCTATTGCCCGGGCACACCGAAGCGGTGCAGGGGCTCTACATGCTCGAACCGTACGATCCGCAAAAGATCCCGGTCGTCATGGTGCATGGCCTGTGGTCGAGCCCGATCACCTGGATGGAAATGTTCAACGATCTCCGCGCTCAGCCCGAGATCCGCGACAACTACCAGTTCTGGTTCTATCTCTATCCAACCGGCGAGCCGTTCTGGATCAGCGCGACGCAGTTCCGCCAAGATCTGCAGAAGGCCCGTGAAGATCTTGACCCGCAGCATCAAGCGCTCGCCCTCGATCAGACCGTACTGATTGGTCACAGCATGGGCGGCCTCATCTCGCGATGGCAAACCATCGATAGCCAGAAAGACTTCTGGGCGATGGTCACCGATCAGTCGCCGGAACAGTTGCAAGGATCCGAGCAAGACAAACAACAGCTGATGAGCATGCTCTTCTTCGAGCCTAGCCCATCGGTTCGTCAGGTGATCACCCTCGGCACGCCGCATCGCGGCAGCGACTTCGCCAATCCGACCACCAAATGGCTCGGTCGGCATTTGATCGCCCTGCCAGAGACCTTAACCGCCGCCGAAAAGCGTCTGAAAAACGCCAATCCGAACTTCTTCCGCGATGCCGAGATGTTGGCGGTCGCGACCAGCATCGACTCGCTGGCGCCAGACTCGCCGGTTCTGCCGAAGATCATCGAGGCGCCCAAAGCGCCGTGGGTCAAATACCACACGGTGATCGGGGTCGTCGATCAAGATACCTGGCTTGGCACCTTCGCCGGCAAGAGTGATGGGGTTGTGGAATACGCAAGCGCCCATTTGGAAGAGGCCGCTTCGGAATTGGTCGTTACTTCTGATCATGCGAATGTTCACCGACATCCACGCAGCATCCTGCGAGTCCGAAACATTCTACGAGACCATATCGAAGGACTACGTCAGGAGTATGTCGCCGCGACGCAGACAGGCGCTCCGCTACACCCAGCGTTTCCAAATTCCACTGTGATGCAAGCTGGGCATTCAGCGCCGCTTCCAAGTACCGCCCCTTCAGGCGGCTACGGCGGTCGGTCGATGTCCGAATCATTTCCCTTGACTCCGTCCAAGTAG
- a CDS encoding carbon storage regulator gives MLVLTRKQQEKIQIGDDVVITILKVKGNSIRVGIEAPKDVRVVRGELPKTETEVADADQSAAAQPSEDSQTGLNPFLSTQQNGDDYRVLSFRISAEEPQQEPQQFERPKARLQTMREYMANR, from the coding sequence ATGCTGGTTTTGACCCGGAAACAACAGGAAAAGATTCAGATTGGCGACGACGTTGTGATCACTATCTTGAAGGTGAAAGGCAACTCGATTCGCGTCGGTATTGAGGCCCCCAAAGACGTTCGCGTCGTTCGCGGCGAACTGCCCAAAACGGAGACGGAAGTCGCCGATGCGGATCAGTCGGCTGCCGCTCAGCCGAGCGAGGATAGCCAAACCGGGCTGAATCCCTTTCTGAGCACCCAGCAAAACGGCGACGATTACCGGGTCTTGTCGTTCCGGATCTCGGCCGAAGAGCCGCAGCAGGAACCGCAGCAGTTTGAGCGTCCGAAAGCCCGGCTGCAGACGATGCGTGAATATATGGCCAACCGCTAA
- a CDS encoding AAA family ATPase, whose amino-acid sequence MNRSDRIERLRELLQGQGMFPIAVPDPMIEAAVDRFDSTNKPLQEFTSVELLEAPHEVDWLVPGLLSRGAPAVICGPSKCLKTSLAVDLVAALSTGEKFLGRFATKRKVRVGFFSGEQAKHALTDLTRRWMTSKQKQETPRFVCALQGASANLEKQLRQLRAWIGKYELEVVMIDPLDVAAKTKRAHTLHLQAMIRCCLECGATPILCCATRKTIRPRTLDVTDLQSAGCHDLARQWLLVNRRQSYELGSGQHKLWLTVGGDAGQDSLWGVDVEEGRLDDSAGRRWSTKVRTVDSLKNEQAAREAMTRDERHDAKLRVVIENLGPDRAMKQTVREHAGMNGTMFAAAWERLEEAGEIEKVTPTRRSGFATFQLKNVGQSSVGQAVPAESTSDHPEQSPPTPKNETVQSGPPELQEPPVGSAMRTKTPPNDDDDQVINNATNQKESPASPIAEKPKQSSPVADKSKQSSPVEPHESTNKSSPTQKAPEGRRQPSLGRSRASDAALGKVATKIASPGGATQ is encoded by the coding sequence ATGAATCGTAGTGATCGGATCGAGCGGCTGCGGGAGTTGTTGCAAGGGCAAGGGATGTTCCCGATCGCGGTGCCTGATCCGATGATCGAGGCGGCGGTCGACCGGTTTGACTCGACCAACAAACCGCTGCAAGAGTTCACCTCGGTCGAATTGCTCGAAGCGCCGCACGAAGTCGACTGGCTGGTGCCCGGCCTGCTCTCGCGCGGCGCTCCGGCGGTGATTTGCGGGCCGAGCAAATGTTTGAAAACGTCGCTGGCGGTCGACCTGGTGGCGGCCTTGTCGACGGGCGAAAAGTTCTTGGGGCGATTTGCGACCAAGCGCAAGGTGCGCGTCGGCTTCTTCAGCGGCGAGCAAGCGAAGCATGCGCTGACCGACTTAACGCGGCGGTGGATGACGAGCAAACAGAAACAAGAGACGCCCCGGTTCGTCTGCGCGCTGCAAGGGGCGAGCGCGAATCTTGAAAAACAGCTGCGGCAGTTGCGCGCGTGGATCGGCAAGTACGAGTTGGAAGTGGTGATGATCGACCCGCTCGACGTCGCGGCCAAAACAAAACGGGCTCACACGTTGCACCTGCAGGCGATGATCCGCTGTTGTCTTGAGTGCGGCGCGACGCCGATTTTGTGCTGCGCGACGCGCAAGACGATTCGCCCGCGAACGCTCGACGTGACCGACTTGCAAAGCGCCGGCTGTCACGATTTGGCCCGGCAATGGCTGCTGGTGAATCGCCGCCAAAGCTATGAACTTGGCAGCGGGCAGCACAAGTTGTGGCTGACCGTGGGCGGCGACGCTGGGCAAGATAGTCTGTGGGGCGTTGATGTGGAGGAAGGAAGACTCGATGATTCCGCCGGCCGCAGATGGTCGACGAAGGTTCGTACTGTCGATTCGCTGAAGAACGAACAAGCCGCCCGCGAAGCGATGACCCGCGACGAGCGGCACGACGCCAAACTGCGCGTCGTGATCGAAAACCTCGGCCCCGACCGAGCGATGAAGCAAACGGTCCGTGAACATGCCGGGATGAACGGCACAATGTTCGCGGCCGCGTGGGAGCGGCTAGAAGAAGCCGGCGAAATCGAAAAAGTAACCCCCACCCGGCGAAGCGGCTTCGCCACCTTCCAGTTGAAAAACGTAGGGCAATCCAGCGTAGGGCAGGCCGTGCCTGCCGAGAGCACGAGCGACCACCCCGAACAAAGTCCACCCACCCCAAAAAACGAAACAGTCCAGTCCGGTCCGCCCGAGTTGCAAGAACCACCCGTAGGGTCCGCTATGCGGACCAAGACCCCGCCAAACGATGACGATGATCAAGTCATCAACAACGCCACGAACCAGAAAGAGTCGCCAGCGAGTCCCATCGCGGAAAAACCAAAACAGTCCAGTCCGGTTGCGGATAAATCAAAACAGTCCAGTCCCGTCGAACCGCACGAATCCACGAACAAGTCCAGTCCGACCCAAAAAGCCCCGGAGGGGCGCCGCCAACCTAGCCTAGGGCGAAGTCGCGCCAGCGACGCAGCCCTAGGAAAAGTCGCCACCAAGATCGCAAGCCCCGGAGGGGCGACCCAATAA
- a CDS encoding transposase: MSAKAKRKQPPSRRRFTDEFKRDAVQMLLDGHSADSVVQRLGLSSTNLLYRWKREQLRGSGPVAASLESRVKELELELKRVERERDVLKKALAIFSRSD; the protein is encoded by the coding sequence ATGAGCGCAAAAGCGAAGCGGAAACAGCCCCCGTCACGACGTCGCTTCACCGATGAATTCAAACGCGATGCGGTGCAGATGCTGCTGGACGGCCATTCGGCCGATTCGGTCGTCCAGCGGCTTGGCCTGTCAAGCACGAATTTACTCTACCGCTGGAAACGCGAGCAGTTGCGAGGCAGCGGCCCGGTCGCCGCTTCGCTGGAAAGCCGCGTGAAGGAATTGGAACTGGAGCTGAAACGTGTCGAGCGTGAGCGAGACGTGTTAAAAAAAGCGTTAGCTATTTTCAGCCGGAGCGATTGA